In Parasegetibacter sp. NRK P23, a single genomic region encodes these proteins:
- the yajC gene encoding preprotein translocase subunit YajC yields the protein MTQAFFFLAANPGGAQGGSGFQFIFLGLMIVVFWLFMIRPQAKKAKEQKKFIENMEKGSKVVTIAGIHGTVFKINEDGTIQLEVSPGSYLKIEKSAISMEWTAQLNKKAEAAK from the coding sequence ATGACACAAGCATTTTTTTTCCTGGCGGCCAACCCCGGTGGCGCACAAGGCGGTTCAGGATTTCAGTTCATTTTCCTGGGACTCATGATCGTGGTTTTCTGGTTGTTCATGATCCGCCCGCAGGCTAAAAAAGCGAAAGAACAAAAGAAGTTCATCGAAAACATGGAAAAAGGTTCTAAAGTAGTGACCATCGCAGGCATCCACGGCACCGTTTTCAAAATAAACGAAGATGGTACGATCCAGTTGGAAGTGAGCCCCGGCAGCTACCTGAAGATCGAAAAATCCGCCATCTCCATGGAATGGACAGCGCAACTGAATAAAAAAGCAGAAGCCGCCAAATAA
- the nusB gene encoding transcription antitermination factor NusB, which produces MISRRNIRVKVMQSLYTLDALEADLKPGEPAKILQKHLDQTRELFVYLVYMVTEIARYAETDSRLRSSKHLPSQEDLNVNIKLAGNELLWKIMEDPAWAIALGSVKPQHVEGSAELVRKLYLELVESDIYKLYILQDGREKKTEKQIIEYIFTQLMMGSDDFLGHVEEHFSNWDDDAEMVHQLTLQYILKPGNGAFQEMVSKEKREFAFGLLRTVLEKKETNMELIRPRLKNWDAERIAVLDLILLQMGISEFLYFETIPPKVTINEYIDLAKEYSTPQSGQFVNGLLDNIHKDLSSAGKLHKVNFR; this is translated from the coding sequence ATGATCAGCAGAAGAAACATCAGGGTGAAAGTGATGCAGAGTTTGTACACGCTGGACGCCCTCGAAGCAGATTTGAAGCCGGGAGAACCGGCGAAGATACTCCAGAAACATCTTGATCAGACCCGGGAACTGTTCGTTTACCTCGTTTACATGGTTACTGAGATCGCGCGTTACGCCGAAACCGACAGCAGGCTCCGCTCCTCCAAACACCTCCCCTCGCAAGAAGACCTGAACGTGAACATCAAGCTCGCGGGCAACGAATTGCTATGGAAAATCATGGAAGATCCCGCCTGGGCCATCGCCCTGGGTTCCGTAAAACCACAACACGTGGAAGGTTCCGCCGAACTGGTGCGTAAACTCTACCTCGAACTGGTGGAATCCGACATTTATAAATTGTACATCCTCCAGGATGGCAGGGAAAAGAAAACGGAAAAGCAGATCATCGAATACATCTTCACCCAACTGATGATGGGCAGCGACGATTTTCTGGGACACGTTGAAGAGCATTTCTCCAACTGGGACGATGATGCCGAAATGGTGCACCAGCTCACCCTTCAATACATTCTAAAACCCGGCAACGGCGCTTTCCAGGAAATGGTGAGCAAAGAAAAACGTGAATTCGCCTTCGGCCTGCTCCGCACCGTGCTGGAGAAAAAAGAGACCAATATGGAACTGATCCGCCCCAGACTCAAAAACTGGGACGCGGAACGGATCGCCGTACTCGACCTGATCCTGCTCCAGATGGGGATTTCAGAATTTCTTTACTTTGAAACCATTCCCCCGAAAGTAACCATCAACGAGTACATCGACCTCGCCAAGGAATACAGCACCCCGCAAAGCGGACAGTTCGTGAACGGATTGCTGGATAATATTCACAAAGACCTTTCCTCAGCGGGCAAGTTGCACAAAGTGAACTTCCGGTAA
- a CDS encoding DUF1573 domain-containing protein: protein MKRFILASLLLAGFLAACNNADTQGKNATLQPDPQLGPEQVDSSTFTTIQWIDSVKQVGKINEGQKLVLSFRFKNTGDKPLIIQTVSPGCGCTVADKPERPIAPGNEAEIKGEFDSNGRVGMLHKTIVVTANTKGTQSHTLVFEGEVVAMKK from the coding sequence ATGAAGCGATTTATATTGGCATCCTTACTGCTCGCCGGCTTCCTTGCAGCCTGCAACAACGCGGATACGCAGGGTAAAAACGCGACCCTGCAACCCGACCCGCAACTTGGTCCCGAGCAGGTAGACAGCAGTACCTTCACCACCATTCAGTGGATCGATTCGGTGAAGCAGGTCGGTAAGATCAACGAAGGACAAAAGCTGGTGCTCAGTTTCAGGTTTAAAAACACCGGCGATAAACCCCTTATCATTCAAACCGTCTCTCCCGGTTGTGGCTGTACGGTGGCCGATAAGCCCGAAAGGCCCATCGCTCCCGGCAACGAAGCCGAGATCAAAGGCGAATTCGACAGCAATGGGCGCGTGGGTATGCTGCACAAGACCATCGTAGTAACCGCCAACACCAAAGGCACACAAAGCCATACCCTCGTTTTCGAAGGCGAAGTGGTGGCCATGAAAAAATAA